The Sphingopyxis fribergensis DNA segment CGGGGGCCATCATATCGTTCGGTCGGCCGCAGGGCGGGCCAGTCGGGACATTTCGCCAAGTCCGGCCATAGCTGCTTGGGAGAGAGGATCAGCGTGCGATCGATGACAGTCTCGGGCGCGCGGTCTTGGGCAAATGCGGTTGCCATGGTGCTTACTCCCCCTTCGGCGCGAGATGGAAGTGCGGGATATTCTTGGCAGCGTTGTTGACGCGCTCGGGCATGATGTTGCCCAGACCGTCGTCGTCATCGCGAGGGGCGAGGAAACCGCGGTCGCGCTTGCCGTTCGCCAAGGTGCGAGCACCGCGGCCTTCACCGTCGGCCGGCAGCGCGAGCGGCGCCCGGTAATGGCCGCGCGCGCCGCCCGCATTCACCTGCATGTTGGCAAGGAGCGGCTTCACCGCCGCATTCATGGCTTCCGTCAACTTCTCGGGCGAGGTCGCGACCTCGACATCCTCGACAAGTGCCTCGACCACTTTCACCAGCGTAGCGAACTCGGCACGGGTGACGGCGGGCGGATCGTTGGTGATGGGCTGGCGTGCGGGCGCAGCGGCTCGCCCTGCGAGAAAGTCTTTGAGAAGATTCGTCATGTCGTCATCGCTCCGATTGGCCGGGACGGATGTCGCGGCTGAATTGCGTGAGCGCCCCGGACCGATCGGGCCAGCCGACCGGGGCGCAGCGAGACTAAATTGGGGAAAGGGGGTGATCCTCGATCTGGCCTCGCTGTATGAAGCTATCAAACCGGGCGTATTCTGCAATAGATAATTACGTCGATGCGATATTATATTACTCTATGCGGCCGCTATAGGCCCGCCCACGTGGACGGGGGCTCTACTTAATGGTGGGCAGGACGATGGGTGTCGCCAACTTGGCGACAATTTCGCTCATTAATTCAATGGCCTTTGGCGGACATGATAGGATTATAACCCCGATTCTCGGAGTTGCTGGCGCATCGCTCGCAACATCTTCCGTACGGCGATCGTCTCGGCGGAGTACCGGCCGTGCTTGAAGGCGTTCTGGTTCCCGATCGGCGCGCCGGGATTAGTGCCGCCGTGCATTCTGCACCTTCGCCTCCCCGCTACCGCTGGCGATTGGCACGCCGTTCCCTTGCGCGTCCGTGCTCCGCAACGCGGGCTGTCGGCCAAAATCTTCGGTTGCATCTGATTGTCCTCGTTTTTTTCTATTGCCCCTACCCCCCGCCCCGGGTGCCTCGACGGCCCCGACGATCGCCTGCGCGCCGGCGTGGACGTGAACGTGTTCGACTCGCACAGACTGATTGGCGCCACCGCGCAGGCGAGTGAGTGCCTCAATCTGAGCCGCGAAGGTGCGCTGCAGCTTGAGAGCGAGATTGCCATAGAGCTGGAGGTGATCGTTGTTGTCGGTCTGTCGCGCACGCGCGATCATCTCGACACTCAGGGAGTGACATCCGGCCATTTGGAGCGCCAGCGCGGCCTCAAGTTCATCATGGGCATCAATGGCGCCAATCAAGGCCAGCGCGGAGTTTAGGCGGACAGGGTCGTTGGCCTTCCCTGCACCGCGCGACCGCGTCATCCATTCGAGCTCGACCATGGCGGCATTCGTGAAGTGTGAGGACACCGTGCCGAAAGTGTCCAGCAGCAAGGCGTGATTTCCAAGCTCATCGCTATGCGGTGCCGACACCTTCATGGAGTTGTCGCCCTCGCACTCGACCTCCACGGCCACTCGCAACGGGCGATCCCCTGCGGCATCGATCGCGGCGGCCATGGCGGACCTGCGGCTATCTCCGGGTTCGGGCTTCGTGATTTCTTTGCTGGTCTTTGTCGGGGCCTTGGCCATGGTGATGATCTCCTAATTCGGTTGGTTCGTTATGCGTCAGATTGGCACGGCGACGGGTCAGGCGGCATTTCGCGCATCCATCGGAAAGGATCGAGCTACCGCCAGTTGCAGCGGCATCCGGTATTGGTCGGGCAACGATCGCCCGCTTAGGAATTTGGACAGCGTGCCGCCTGGCATCTCGACGTGATGCGCCAGCTTCGATTGCGCGCCTGCCGATGCCCAATCGAGATAGGCACGGGCGAACGATCGCAGCTCGGCTAAGTCCATTGCTGCCGACAGCGGCGAAATGGCCCGCGATGATTTTGGGGCAATATCGGGGGTATCTGAAACGGGATCGGATTGAGGAGAGATATGGCTAACTATATGTGTGTGGAAAGACGACACAGGGGCGTGGCCGTCGAACCCTACCGTTTCCGTCGCGCCTGTGTCGAAACACGACACGCGATGTTTCCTACGAGTGTGGAAACGAGACACGCGTAAGGGGTTTCGAGTGTGGAAATGCGACACGCTGGATTTTTTTGTTTCCAGTCGCTCCAGATAATCATGGGTCGCCGCGATCTCGCCATTCCGGCCCGTCGTTATGTGCGTCAGTTCATACTCCGTGGCTTTCCGCTGCCCCTTGGGAAAGCGAGTGGCGCGGATGAAGCCGGCGGCCTCAAGCTCGTCTATCGCGTCCGCGTTGGCTGGGTTGCTGGGGCTCCCAATCACTTCGGCCAGATCGCGCATCGAAAGGGCGATCTGGCCATTATTGAAGCCGTTGAAGCGCCGCACGATGGCGAGCCATGCCGCGACGGCGCGGTGGGAAACCAGCGACAGCAGAGCGTCCATCGTGACATGCGGGGCAAGCGCATATTGCCCGCCCCGCCCATCAGGTTTGTGATGCCCCTTTTTGCTCACCCGGCGATTTTCCGATGTACCGCACGGTGATGCCGCCGACAGAGCCAGCGCACCAACAGCGGCGTATCGTAATCATCGTGGTGGGCGTCGACCACCTCAGCGCCGCACTCTTCGCACGGCTCGGGGTGGATCAGCCCGCGGCGCAGCGCCGAGCGCAGCGATGCGTGCGCCCAAACGGCCTTCGGATTCGCCTTCGCCCATCTGGCCTGGCGTGTCAGCTTGGGCTGGGTCATTGGACGCCTCCCGAGTTGGCGTCGACTTGCCCGATCAGATATTGGGCCGCGAGCCGGACTTGCTCGCGATCGTCGAGGCCGGTGCGGTTCGCCGCTTCGATGATGATCGTG contains these protein-coding regions:
- a CDS encoding HGGxSTG domain-containing protein, which produces MADSPRCGARTRKGTACQSPAVAGRRRCRMHGGTNPGAPIGNQNAFKHGRYSAETIAVRKMLRAMRQQLRESGL